The window CAACATAGacatattataaactcaattcaTTTTTAATGTAACATGTACAGAGTTAatgtattataaattatataaatattttaggttaaattataaatttgccTTAACGGTTTCTAAGAAGAGAATTCAATCTCTatgatttataattaaaattatgtCCCTTTGATTCGACAAAGTCATAGAAAACATAGTCTCGTTTCTAGGGTATCTATGAAGGTTTTCAAACAACAAAAGCTATACCTAAGATTTTTATCAAACCATCGAGATTAAACTCTCACGTTCTTCAAATCAAAGAGACTAGAtttacaatttaaccaattttttaaacatacattctattcataaataaatcaataataacTTACTTATTGGCAACTAAGTCAAACTAGTCTAATGATTTATCAATATATAATATCCAACACATTTATATACTTATACAAAATTATTATCTAATTTCTAAAACTGGTAccaaacaaatatataaaaacataaaatacaaCTTTGTTTCCATGGAATCCccctcttttttatttttatttgttaatttttcTCCAACAATTACATGTAGGAATGACTGAACTTTTTGAGACAATAATTGATGTCATTTCCACCCTACTTAGTTTTCACACAAGTATGCATACATGATTTCCTACTTAAGTGTACTTATTGGATCATGAATTTGATTACACAAATGCATATCTAAGACATCCCATTTCAGTTCAAGATGTTTCGATGTAACATAACTGATAGGCACCCTTGAACAAGAAagaatacacacacacacacacacacaccagGCAACTACTTGTTGAcgtaataatatatttaaacaaCTACTTGTCGAGACAATATCTTATATAATAAGCAATCAGATTTCAATTCATCAGCTTTTGCGTCAGCTACCACACACATGCAATTGTTAATTAGAAATGTTTTTGATGGTGGTGGGTTACTTGTACATCTAGAAGCGAAGGTCCACTAAAcgtggaaaaagaaaattaaacaaatagaaACATAATTCAATGTCACCAGtacttaaaaataatttatattctTCTGCTTTTCCTCACCATAATTCTGGTcactggaaaaaaaaaaatcaatattctTGCGAGCTTTTATGGTATATATTTATGtgaatgaaaggaaaaaaagaaaaagaagaaaaagaaaagaagataatgataatgataaagACATAACACAAGGATTAAGCGGTCAAGAAACACTTTTTTGCCATAGGAAACTAACTGGCTACCACTAGATGCTATAGAATCAATTCACCATCTTGTGAAGTGTTTCAATATAAGTCAAACAATTATATATGTCTAAATTGTTCAAACATCCAAGAATATGAGTATAGTTTACCGTAGATTATACCAGATTAGCCTAAACTTTTAGTTTCTCTTCTTCTTATGCTGCTTGCCCAATTTTGATCTCCTTTGCTTGAACAGATAAAGGTACAGTTTCAAGAACAATAATGGGTAGACAAGAAGCAGAACCTGAACAACAATATTATATTGGGGAGATAAGCATATATTGGCAGGATTACATGTAAAGTAATCTCACTTCGGGTAAATCAAAATAACTAAGTTCTTCCTAGGAAGATCTACTGAGGGTTTGGACATACCCTGATGAAATTGTAATAGCTCAAGGGGAGGTAATCAAAGACATCTGCATAGAGGTTCTTCTTTATCATGAATGGAATTGCTTGGTAAATGAGCCACACTGCACAAAATCAAATACTTCTAATAAGTTGCCAATGATCCTTTTTCTTGATGAAATAGAATATAGTTCATGTTCTGTGCATCATCACTCACAgtaaaatacaagaaaaatttAGAGTATTGGTGAAGAGAAGGGGATATTTGACTCGTGGTTTCAATAAGCATGGTGGTTCGAGGGTTGAGAAGTTTGAGTTTATGTACCGGTAATTAAGTTGTGTGTAGATAAATCGGAGAAACCAAGGTTTTTGTAGCATATGTTTGTTTCCTAGGCTCGTGATATTTGTCAAAATATATGGCTTGCAAACCCAAGCAGTGAACTAAGCACTACGCCAGTTCCTTGGAGATATATCAAATTGTAGGAATCAAGATGAGTTAGATATTGTGTACTCACTTTCACCAATTGTCACTCCAATAGGATAGAGGACTATGAATGCAGTGTACCTAGAAGAAACAAAtcacaaatttaaatattagaattatttttctcattttggGTACGTGTTGTTTTCCATGGAAGATGAAGAGTACCTAAGATATGTAAGCCAAAATGGGCAAACTCCCAAGCAGTTCAAAGCATGGTGAAAATATCTGATAACCTGAATCCATTTCATCACAGTAAAAATCCAGAAACCCAATTGATTAAGGAAAAAAGGAAACACATGAAGATGAAGATTATCCCAAAGGCGGTAGAGAACATCAGTATAAGGAATTACAGTTTGAAGGAGAGATGGAACTCCAGGTAAATCAATGAAACTAAgcagaaaagagagaaaaggaaaTCGTTAAGAAGACAACAAACTACAAgcacaaaaagaaagaatgctATCATTTTACCATAAGAAGAATGccattaaccttttttttttttttttctttaagataTAGATAGGTTGCATTCAGAAGACTTAGATTTCACTTTTCAGTAGAGCAAGGTAAAATCTCTGATATTTGTAGCAGATTACAATTATCTTAGCATGATTATATATATTGCTCACTAGCAAAGCCCTACCGAACTATCCATCTATAAGTAAAGAATAAATCGGTGCTTGGCTATTAGTATCTGACAAACCTAAAATCAACCTCTAATTTTCTTCTCAgatatttgtttaaaaaatgtcCGCTTGTTCACTACCCAATTTTCTTTGTTAAGTAATTTAAAGAAAGAATGAACCGTAAGCCACAGATACCCaattttgaaggaaaaagaaaagaatttacCTCAGATAAGCTCCAAGCAAGGAAAGTGATGAACACAGAAGGCAACTGTTGAATCTgtcaaacaaaaagaaaaagtagtgAAGTGCTTGTAGTCGTCATGAACCTTATGGCTGTTTATGTTATCAAGTTCGTAATAGACTGATAAATAGCTTGTTTGAGTAGTTAGTGGAGCACTGATGCTTATATATTATATACCCAAGTGTACTCTTCATTAACAATACAATTAACTACACAAATTTTCCACTATTTCTTCCAGCTCCCTAGGAGGAAAACATCCAGCAAGAAACTATGTCTTTCTGGTAAAGAAAATTGCAAGATAATGAGAAAGACAGAACCTCATCAAGTTGACGAACAACTGCAACCACAAAATGAACCCTCCCACCCCACTGCATTAGAGGAAGCAGCACTCCAGTTGGTACCAGGCCTGGAGTTTAAAGGTTATCATACTTGGATATCATTAGACGATGTAAAATAGAACTTGTTTTTCACTCGTAAGCTTCAACTTTTGAGTCATTCGATAATTTAAGATGACAACAAAGAAGTGTAGTCCAAGAGGTCAAGTATTGCCCTCTCCCAATTAACGTTAGTTCACATTTGTGAGTTTTGTGTGTTTTTCACGTATTTAAGCCAACAAGTAAAGTAAAGGGTTAGATGATATAAAGTTAAATTTGACTTTTAACTCATACGCTTAACCTTTTAGGTTAACGGGAggtatcaaaaaaaaaaaaaagaacatcaCCAAAATTCCTTTAAATTACCAACAGCTCCATGAATGACTTCCAAGAATGCAGAAGTTTGCAGGAAACCTTCGAAGAGAAAGGAAAAGCATAAGAACTTCTTATCCATTATCCGATTCAACGGACATTTTCTATCAGATTCCTAAACTTTCCTAGGAACAAAACAGAGCGCTAAAAACTTACAGACAAGTTCTCCCGTAGACGAGTAAGCACCACTAGTAGATTTAGTGGCTACAAAATCTCCCAAAAGTCTGTAAAGAGAAACCATCCTGACAACAAGAAACACAATTCCGTTGCTGAAGAAGAACAACAGCAGAAAGATCTTAAGACTGGAAAATTGAAAAATACCATTACCAGCCAAAACCCTGGAGGGAATTGTAAGTTAGAAGATACAAGTTCGATAGACGAGACATTGGGTTGTTGATAAATTGAACAGTAACCCACTTGTTGAGCTTCAAATtggaaatggaaaaagaaagtTTATACCCTTCTCTCAGGTTTTGGTAAAAATCACATCTGGGAGTAGAGAAGTAGGATTGGAATTAAGTTAGGGGGGGTTTTGTTTTGGATCTCTTGACTCAACTTGGGATATGATGTCAACAAATTGCCAACCATTCTGTTTCTTCCAGCCAAAGTAAATTAAGGCTAATTTGTTCGGAGCGCCACCACAATAAAGCTCGTCCGTTTAACATGAGCTATTAAGTCAACTTATTACGGTATGCTTTTACAGGAATTCGTGTTTGAAGCCGTGACTGTTTTAATCTGTATTACAACAATATCTGTAgtattttagtttgaaaaggAAGATATAAATACTATGataacaagaaagaaaaaagaggagtagaaaatagtaaattatataataaagaGTGATTAGAATAATAATATTGTAGTTAATTGTGGTTATAATGTTGGAAACATTAATTATTATAGTTCTCCACTTCATAGATTTAAAGTTGGAGGTTCAAATATCTATTTATATCCATGAACTTTAAAAGTTTTGTCgatttatatcaatttaaactttgaACTTTTATAAGTGTAGATTTACACTCTTCGTCAAAGACTATATATGAAATTAACTTTTAGAATTTAACTTTATCTAAATTATGTCACAAAATTTAGAGTTTAACctaatttaatatataacacattacataatacatatttcattttattttaaaaaattgaattggtttttatatttttttttaaatattcttttatctttatttaatatatttctaccttttaagttttgaaattaaaatttggaaTACAACGAAAAGCAAAAATGTTGTTTTCAGAATTTGTAATATTTGAATCACAGAAacaaataaaagttaaaaaaacaaaaattcatgTTGTTTGTCAAACATATACTCAAATCCGAATATAAATCTGAgtcttttttaatttgtatttgattgctggtaaaaaatataataacattGTGGTATCTTTCTTGAGTAAGTGTTTCCACTTTGAATTCTCAATATAAAATTCACTTCCTTGTTAGTTCTTATCTTAGGACTCTTTGTTCCTTGAAATTATACCATTCTAATCCACAAAGAAACCATTGACGGGTCAAATGAGGAATTATTCCCACCTCcacttttctctctctccattAGGAATGTGGCTGAGAATCATGGACTCTTCTACTTCATTAATTACTTTGCTTCCTTTGCTTACAAATGAATTTAATGGTACATTATGCTAATTTTAGGTTGTTTGATTAGACTTATCGAGCATCCAACTAtaacatgttttcttgacacaAAAAGAGATCTACACTACATAACGTATCTTTCTTATTTCAATTACTTCAAGTTTACTATTCTTGTCTTATCTGACAGATAGGTTAAACGTCGATCATGTATGAGATCAATTTTATTGATGAGAATAATTGACGTTTTGATGTGACTATATTAACTCAATATTCTACTTAGAGTGTTACAAGTGATAACACTAACTCTTGTGTCTTGTGTTGTGTCTTATCGATCTAAAATGGTTCTCTAGTCATTTTGTCAGTGGTTAATTGGAAGGTAAAGATGCTGAGCTTTAAACTAAGTACTGTTTGTATTTTAATGGTGGGTGAGAGGTAGGGCTTTGGTCAACTCATCCTACAGCTAGCAAACATGCTAATTAAAGTAACAAGACCTGATGTTCaaatagacttttttttttcaccctCTTCTTTAATGTTAAAAGTTAACCCACAACATCAATTGTTTTGTGTCttcaatataataataattggGAGATACTTTCTTTTGAGAAGGATGATAGATACTATTTGTTATTATTGTCATTATTGTTTGTCTTGTGACATATTTGTTGGATACATTGGTCTTTTTTTTTGGAAGGCATCAAAGTGTATCATACTGTTGAATATGCTCTTCCACTTATCATGGAAAAATCATTCATCTGTCCTACCTTTTACTTCTTCCATTTTCTAACGTTTTGTCTCTCTTAACCCAACTTCAACTTTTTGGTAAAATAACATTTTAACACTTCACAGTTGTGTGTTATATAAGTTCAGTAGGTCTTTTAATGTTatgttttttaagttttttaaattttaaaaatgtctaGTAGATACTCAAAACTTTCAAGTATGTGTATATTAAATTTCTAGATAAATTTTAGTTTTGCATAGAATAAGTCTTTGATCTATTAAACATAACCTTAGTAGTTTCATTAGATATAAATctacaattttaattttttatttttctaaaagtttaaaaaactaaacatATCAAAGATGAATCAGACGAAAAGTTTAAAGTTTTATAAATTATCGTATGGAAAGGGAAAAGTTTAGGAAGGTATTAAATATTAAGAAAGATCACGTATTAAATGAAGAATAAATTCGAAAAGGTAAGACTAAactatatatgtgtatatatatatattaggggtgtggtggtggtggtggtggtggtggtggagtTTGAATTGGTAATGGTGTTAATGGAACTGTCCAGCTAACAAGATATAATTTATAAATCAGCCTTAGAAAAACCCAAAAAGCAAATGCCGCCTTTTGTTTTTAACTTAACCACTTTTTATCTCTATCTCTATCTCtatcttttctctttctctgtTATTTATATATACTCTGTTGCTTTTGTTTTAGAAGATAGAAACAAACAGCCATCAAAAGTTTTGATTCAAAACAACTAAAATTAATCACATCACAGAAGTGGAAAAATGGATCTAAATCCATCACTTTCCATTATTCTTTAACTTAGTTTGTAGTATGAACAAGGACACAGCTAAATAAACACATTAGTGAACTTAGACAACAGAAGAAGTAATCACTACATATTTATACACAAAATTCAATAGAAAAAATTCTGATTAGGCTGAGCTAAGCCAAGACATGGCCACCCAGAGAATATTAGCTtactttcttcttcctccatcttCCACAGTGAATCCCCACAGTAATAATCCTCCCATGAAGAAGCAGCAGAATTCAAAGCAGGACAAGAAAAGTTATTGTCTTCACTATACACATCTTGATTCATAATCAAACTCTCATGATTTGATACCTCTATATCTTTCCATATATCATCCATGGTGTATCCATTTTGATCACCGC is drawn from Cucumis melo cultivar AY chromosome 11, USDA_Cmelo_AY_1.0, whole genome shotgun sequence and contains these coding sequences:
- the LOC103490580 gene encoding uncharacterized protein LOC103490580 translates to MSRLSNLYLLTYNSLQGFGWMVSLYRLLGDFVATKSTSGAYSSTGELVCFLQTSAFLEVIHGAVGLVPTGVLLPLMQWGGRVHFVVAVVRQLDEIQQLPSVFITFLAWSLSEVIRYFHHALNCLGVCPFWLTYLRYTAFIVLYPIGVTIGEMWLIYQAIPFMIKKNLYADVFDYLPLSYYNFIRVLLLVYPLLFLKLYLYLFKQRRSKLGKQHKKKRN